aaggccgggacccccccccgcgGGGAGACCCTCGGCCCTGGCTCCTCTCAAAGGCCCCAGAGGGGACCCTGAGCCCGGGGCTGAGCGGGGCCCCTGCGTCGTCCCGCTCCCCCGCAGGGCCCCCGGCCCGGTCCTGCTcgtccccagccccgccccgctcccccgcagagcccccagccccgccccgctcccccccagcCCGGGCCCGGGTCTCACCGCGGCCCCGCGCTCCCTCTCGCCGGGACGGTGACGGCGACAAAatggcggcggctccggctccaCCCCGCGGCGCCTCCTTCCCCCGGCGTCCCCGCCCACCGCGCCCGCTGATTGGCGGAGGTCGGCGGGACGGCGCGACGCGATTGGTCGAGAGGCTGCGGAGCACCGCCCAGCCCCGCGCCGGGTGACGTCAGCGGCGGAGCGCGCCCGCCAGCCGTTGGCCAATCGCGTGTCGCGGCGCGCCGGAGGTGAGAGGGCGGAGCCGGAGCGGAGGGGGGGCGGGACCTTCCGGGCACGTGACGCCGGCGGCGACCAATCGGAGCGGGGGGTGGGGCGTGGCCTGGCGGCGCCGCGGAGCCCGGCGGGGTcggagcggcgggagcggcggaGCGGGGTcggtcggggcggggggggggggggacgggccGGGACCGACCGCCCCCACCGGGAGTGGGACCGGGGTCGGGACTGAGCGGGCCGCCCCCCTCTACCGGTACCCACAGGCCTCACCGGGACCCCCCGCCCTTACCGGGGCCTCGCCGCTACCGGGACcatcccccccccttcccccgcccccGCCCCAGGAGCGTCCGGCCCCAACCGGCGCCTGGCCACGCCCCTTCGCGCCGCACCCCTGCGGAgagccccgccccgctccccagGGCCACGCCCCTTTCCGCGTAGCACCGCCTCCTCCCTTAAGGCCCCACCTTTACAGCCCCGCCCCACTCCCCCCAGGGCCACGCCCCTTTCAGCGTAGCCACGCCCCCTCCCATCGGCTCCTGCATTTAATCCACGCCCCCTCTGCTAGAGCCACGCCCCTTTTCAATGTAGCCCCACCCTCTCCCTCCGGGCCCTGTTTTCAGGGCCACGCCCCTCTCCCCCTGGAGCCACGCCCCCTCCCTAGAGCCACACCCATCTCCCCCAGAGACACGCCCCCTCCCCTAGAGCCACGCCCCCTTCCCCAAAGGCCCTGCTTTTAGGACCACGCCCCTCCCCTAGAGCCACGCCCCCTTTTCAGTGTAGCCCCGCCCTCTCCCTTGGGGCCCTGGGTTTAGGGCCACGCCCCCTCCTTAGAGCCAAGCTGCTCTCCCCTagagccccgcccctcccgccctaGCCCCGCCCCTCCCACCAtagccccgccccccgccatgTCGGACTCGGTGCTGCTGCTGCGGCGGgtgcgggagcgcggcggggaggcggcggcgagcggcggcggggggatccccgcggccccggcggcggcgggaggaggaggagccccgTGTCCCCGTCGCAagcggggccgccggcggcgcTTCTACCCCGAGCACCGGGTGTACCGGGCGCGTTGCTCCTTCCTGGACCTGAGCGAGGAGCAGGTGCTGCGGCGCTACCGGCTGGACAAGGCCGCCATCGCCGGGCTGTGCCGCGAGCTGGGCGCCGACCTGGAGAGCCTGACGGGCCGCAGCCACGCGCTCCCGGTGGCCGTCAAGGTCACGTCCGCCCTCACCTTCCTGGCCTCGGGCTCCTTCCAGACGGCCACGCGCGACAGCACCGGCATCAGCCAGTCGGCCATGTCCAACTGCCTGGCGCAGTTCCTGGAGGCGCTgcagcggcgggcggcgcggtACATCGCCTTCccgccccccggggccgccgccgcgcccgccggcgCCTTCCCCGGGGTGCTGGGTTTGGTGGGGGGGATGCACGTGGCGCTACGAGCCCCCTCCGAGAACGAACCGGCGTATCGCAACGCCGGCAACTACCACTCCATGAACATGCAGGTGGTGTGCGACGCCGCCGGCGCCATCACCAACGTGGTGGCCAAATTCCCCGGGTCTTGCCCCAACGCCGCCGTCCTCGAGAATTCGGCGTTGGCGCGGCTGCTGGAGGGGGCTCGGCCCGACGGCGCTTGGCTGCTGGGTGagatgggggggggcagagagatggggggggggggggggttgtcccaggggtggaggggggggacacaggggtgtgAAGGGGGTCCCAGGGGTGTGAGGAGGGTCCCAGGGGTGTAGAGGGGGGTTCCAGGGGTGtaggggggggtcccaggggtgggggggggacacaggggtgtaGGGAGGGGTTCCAGGGGTGTAGGGGGGGATTCCAGGGGTGtaggggggggtcccaggggtgtaGGGGGGGTTCCAGGGGTGTAGGGGGAGGTCCCAGGGGTGTGAGGGGGGACACATGGGTGTGAAGGGGGTCCCAGGGGTGTaggggggggtcccggggtgggggggggacacaggggtgtaGGGGGGGTTTCAGGGGTGTAgaggggggtcccaggggtgtgggggggacacagggggggtCCCAGAGCAGCAGTGGATGGTGTGAGTGGTGGTGGGGGAGGCACAGGGGTCTGGGGGTGAGCTGGGGGTCTCAGGGGTGACCTGGGAGTCTGGGGGTGACCTGGGAGTGACCCAGGGGTGACCTGGGGGTGACCTGGGGGTCTCGGGGGTGACCTGGGAGTCTGGGGGTGACCTGGGAGTGACCCAGGGGTGACCTGGGGGTGACCTGGGGGTCTCGGGGGTGACCTGGGAGTCTGGGGGTGACCCAGGGGTGACCCAGGGGTCTTGGGGGTGACCCAGGGGTCTCAGGGGTGACCTGAGGGTGACCCAGGGGTGACCTGGGGGTCTCAGGGGTGACCTGGGAGTCTGGGGGTGACCCAGGGGTGACCCAGGGGTGACCTGGGGGTCTCAGGGGTGACCTGGGAGTCTGGGGGTGACCTGGGGGTCTCAGACGTGACCTGGGAGTCTGGGGGTGACCCAGGGGTGACCCAGGGGTGACCTGGGGGTCTCAGGGGTGACCTGGGAGTCTGGGGGTGACCTGGGGGTCTCAGACGTGACCTGGGAGTCTGGGGGTGACCCAGGGGTGACCCAGGGGTGACCTGGGGGTCTCAGGGGTGACCTGGGAGTCTGGGGGTGACCTGGGGGTGACCCAGGGGTGACCTGGGGGTCTCGGGGGTGacctgggggtctgggggtgacCTGGGAGTGACCCAGGGGTGACCTGAGAGTCTGGGGGTGACCCGGGGGTGAcctgggggtgccctgggggccccccctccatcccagcaGACCCCCCCCCATTAcctccccccccctttccacCCCGTGCCGCTCTCTCCCTGAGGCTGAGGGAGGCCGGGGAGGGGCTGCACGTACGTGTCCGGTTTCGGGGGGTTTCCCCCCAACttttctgcccccccccagggGACCGGAGCTACCCGCTGAAGCCGTGGCTGATGACGCCCATCGCGGCGCCTCGCGGCGCGGCCGAGGAGCGCTACAACGCGCTGCACCACGAGGCGCTGGCCGGGCTGCGCCGGACCCTGGCGCTGCTGCGGCTGCGCTTCCGCTGCCTCGACCGCGCGCGGGGGGGGCTGCAATACGCCCCCCAAAAAGTCTGCCAGATTTTTTTAGCCTGTTGCATCCTCCACAACATCGCCCTGCGGCGCAGGATGCCGCTCGACTTACCCGAGGGGTTGCCCCCCCCCGAAATGGAACCGGATttgcctctgccccccccccccgggcacgTTTCCAGCGAGGCCCGAGCTGTGCGGGCGCGAATCGTCCAGCAGGTCAAGGATGGGCtcggctgagcccccccccccgcgagaTTTGGGGGGGGTCTGCTCCTTGGGGGGGGCTGTGTCACTTGGGGGGGCCTCTGTCCCCTTGGGGGGGGCCTCTGTCCCCTTGGGGGGCTCTGCTCCTtgtgggggggctctgcccccttgggggggggggcctcTGTCCCCTTGTGGGGGGCTCTGtccccttggggggggggggcctctgTCCCCTTGGGGGGGGCTGTGTCACTTGGGGGGGGCCTCTGTCCCCTTGGGGGGTCTGTGTCCCTTGGGGGGGGGGCTCTGTCCCCTTGGGGGGCTCTGCTGCTtgtggggggggctctgccccctTGGGGGGGGCTGTGTCACTTGGGGGGGGCCTCTGTCcccttggggggggtctctgtACCCTTGGGGGGGCCTCTGTCTCCTTGGGGGGGGCTCTGTCCCTCCaggaaggggtgtggggggaccctgaccccccccccagtTGTGTCAGCCTCTGGTGTTGGGGGCTGCAGGAGTGGGGGGCAGCCCCTgcgagggggggggggtccccattaTCTACAAGGAGGGGGGGGTCCCCGTTCCCCACAAGAAGAGCCCCCCCCCATTTGCTCTAAGGGGGGGTTCCCCCCATTCTCTACAAGGAGGGGCGTCCCCCCCTCTGGTTTGCTGTGAGGGGGGGTCCCCCCATTCCCTCCAAGGGCCCCCCCATTTGCTGTGAGGGGGGTCCCCTGTCCCCTGTGACAAGGGGGGTCTCTACCCCCTACAAGGACAAAGagggggggtccctgtccccccctccccggtgctgCCGCGTCCCCCACTGCTCCCCATTtcggcgctgccccccccgccccccccccgtaTTGTCCGCGCTCATTTTGGGGTGAATAAACGTATTTTTtcagcagcggggccggggggcgccaGCTCCCCCTTTTCTTTATTGACCCCCCCGGCGTTTCGGGGTCCCCCCTCGCTCGTGGGGGGCTCCGGGTGGGGGGTGTTGGGTGctttgggggtccctgggctggttgggggggggggggggggggagctgcagatcacacccccccccccagtgaccTGCAGCCCTATGGGGAGGCCtgggcacaccccccccccctctgcgCCCCCCCTGAACCCCCAAACAGTCCTGGGGACCCCACACCTCCCCCAAGGCCCCTGGgaacccccaaccccccccgcaccccggcCGGCCCCCCCTGAGCACCCTGGGAACCCCTAAccccccccccggagcccccaaaccccctgagGACCCCAActccccccctgcacccctttttcctccccccgAGCACCCTGCGAACCCCTAAACCCCCCACTGGCCCCCGTGGGCCCCCCCTGGAGCGCCCaaccccccccgaggaccccaacccccctcccctgcaccccgGTTTCCCCCCCCGAGCACCCTGCGAACCCCCAAAGCCCCGACTGGCCCCCCCGGAGCCCCCAAACCCTCCTGGGAACCCCCAACCCCCCGGCGAGCCCCCCCCTGAGCggcaccagcccccccccctccgccgaACCCCCCCAATCACCCGGCGGGCGCCTGCAGCCTTACCGCGCTGTTGCCATGGCGACGGCACGCCGGAAGTGGTTCCGCCTCCAAGTCCCTCCCCCCGGTGACGCACTTCCGGTCCGTCGCTCGGCccgtcccgccgccccccggcggccccgcgggtgGTTCCGGGGTCGGAGTCCGCGGCCATGGCGGCGCCGGGGCCGAGCTGCCGGGTCTGGGCCCCGCCGGGGGAAGATTcggggggggcagagccccgGGCAccggggtttgggggtgcagggcccGTGGCCACGGGAGTTTTGGGGGTGCGGGGCCCCTTCCACGGGGCTTTTAGGGGTGCGGGGCTCCTTGCAGGGGAGTTTTGGGGGTGCAGGGCCCATTTCACGGGTTTTTGGGGGTGCGGGGCCCCTTTCAGGGGAGTTTTGGGGGTGCAGGGCCATTTCCACGAGGCTTTTGGGGGTGCGGGGCCCCTTGTAGGGGAGATTTTGGGGTGCGGGGCCCCAGGGTACAGGGCTTCGGGGTGCAGAGGCCTGGCCAcgggggttttgggggtgcagggccccttctgtggggttttgggggtgcagGGCCCCTTCCACGGGTTTTTGGGGGTGCAGGGCCCCTTCCGTGGGGTTTTTGGGGTGCGGGGCCCCTTGCCGGGGAGTTTTGGGTGTTTAAGCCCCAGCCCGGGGGTTTGGGGGTACCACTCCTCTCACCCTGTGACTTTTGGGGGGGTCGCTCCCTTCCACGCCACTTCTGAGGCTTCAGGGTCCCTTACAGGGGCGATTTGGGGGCGCAGAGCCCCTCGTGGGGGGCCTTTTTGGGGGTGCAGACCCCAAAccccaggctctgggggggcGCAGGGCGCCCTCCCGGGGTCCcgaccccccccctccttttccccGCAGCTGGAGTTCGCGGTGCAGATGCGGTGCCAGAGCTGCGCCGAGGCCGTGCGGGCGGCGCTGCGGGGAGCCCCCGGtgagcccccccccggctcccttTCCCCCTCCAGATTTGGGGGGACCCCCCCCGTCCCCAAGTCACCCCCTTTCTCGCCCCCCCGCAGACGTGCGGCTGCTGGAGCTGCACCTGGAGGCGCAGACGGTGCTGGTGGAGACGACGGCGGCGGCCGAGCGCGTGCGGGAGCTGCTGGAGGCGTCGGGGCGCCGCGCGGTGCTCAAGGGGATGGGGGGCTCCGAGGACGGTCAGTGCGATTTAggggggtcacgggggggggggggggggcggggaaggatTTGGGGTGCTGACCGTGTCCCCGCAGCGAGCCtgggggcggcggtggcggcgctGGCGGGGGCCGGCGCGGTGCGGGGGGTGCTGCGGTTCCTGCAGGTCTCGCCCGCGCGGTGCCTGGTGGACGGCGCCATCGAGGGGCTCCCCCCGGGCCCCCACGGGCTGCACGTCCACGAATTCGGGGACCTCTCGCACCCCTGTGACAGGTACCGCGGtttgggggcggggggacacacggggagggggggggggacacacgggacacgcacccaccccccccagtcTCACCCCGTGTCTCCCCGTAGCTGCGGGGGCCACTTCAACCCCGACGGGGAGAGCCACGGGGGACCCCAGGACCAGCACCGGGTGAGGCGGTGGCCACGTGGCtctgtggggttggggggggctctTGGATtggccccccctgaccccccccccccccaccgcagcACGTCGGGGATCTGGGGAACATCTGGGCCGACGCCGAGGGCAGAGCCAGCTTCCGCCTGGAGGACTCGCGCCTGAAGgtgaggccggggggggggcacagggggggctGGGCTGCGCCCcgaggctgggggggggtctgACCCCAATTTTGTGGCTGTGGGGGGGGTCTGGGATGCACCCGCAAGTTgtgggggggtcctggctgcACCCCACAGCTCTGGGGGGGTCTGACCCCAGTTTTGTgcctgggggggggtctgggatGCACCCCAGAGTTGTGGGGGGGTCCTGGGCTGCACCCCACGGCCATGGGGGGGTCTGACCCCAGTTTTGTGGCTGTGGGGGGGGTCTGAGCTGCACCCCCCAAGTTgtgggggggtcctggctgcgCCCCACAGCTCTGGGGGGGTCTGACCCCAGTTTTGtggctgggggggtcctgggctGCACCCCAGAGTTGTGGGGGGGTCCTGGCTGTGCCCCACGGCTGTGGGGGGGGTCTGACCCCAGTTttgtggctgggggggggtctgggctgCACCCCTCGGCCATGGGCAGGGtccgcccccagccccacagctctgggGGGGTCCTGAGCCCcatccaaccccccccccccccctcaggtcTGGGACATCATCGGGCGCTCGGTGGTGGTGGACGCGGGCGAGGACGACCTGGGCCGGGGCTCCCACCCGCTCTCCCGGGTGACGGGGAACTCGGGGCCGGGGTGAGTGttcggggggggtcgggggggggggtttgggggggtcattcaccccctcactgccccccccacggccccccccaaGGCTGGCCTGTGGCGTGGTGGCCCGCGCGGCCGGGCTTTTCCAGAACCCCAAGCGAATCTGCTCCTGCGACGGCCTGACCCTCTGGGAGGAGCGGGACCGGACCGCGGCGGCCACCGGCCCCACGGCGGCTGCTGGCCCCAAGGTGGCCACTGGCCCTACAGCGGCCACTGGCCCCAcggcggcccccagccccacggcggCCCCAGCCCCCCACCTCTAGGAGCCGCCCCCAGGACATCAATAAACAATCACTCGTTCCGCGGCCTCTGCAGCTCTCGGGGAAGCGGGACCGGGCGCTGCTCGTCCCCGcggtgctcggcgctgcgcgTCCCTTTGGGCAGCTGCGGCCCCTTTAAGGGTGGGCGTGGCCAGCGCGGCGGGCGCCGCTGGGGGCGTGGCCAGGGCCGGGCGGCGCGTGCGCGGGGCGGAGGGCGCGCAGACCAGGCGCATGCGCAGTGCGCGGCCGCCGCAACCGCCCCGCGCTGAGGGGACGCCGCCATTTTGTGAGGCCGCCGCGGCGCTGcgctcccgctcccctcccgctccccgccgccgccgccgccgccgccgccatgcgTCCCGGGATAAAACTCTTCGTGGGCAACGTCCCCGAGGAGGCGACAGCGGAGGAGCTGAGCGAGCTGTTCgccggcgccgccgggcccgTGCTCGGCATCGCCCTCATGAAGCAGTTCGCGTTCGTGCACCTCCGGGatgaggcggcggcggcccgcgcCATCACGCAGCTCAACGGCCACCAGCTGCACGGTCGCCGCATCGTGGTCGAGCCCTCCCGGCCCCGACCCACCAACACCTGCAAGATCTTCGTGGGTAACGTCTCGGCCGCCTGCACCAGCGGCGAGCTGCGCTCGCTCTTCCAGCAGTACGGCACCGTCGTCGAATGCGACGTGGTGAAAGGTACCGgacccgccgccgcggccggggggggcTCCGCACAAGCCCGTTCGcctcccccggggccgccccgcagcccccgccgcgctccgGCCCCGCTCGCCGCTCACCTCCGTCCTGGGAGCCGCTCCGGCCCCGCTCTCGGCTCGGCTCACCCGTGTTGCGTCCGGCTGCCTGCGGcttcccccggcccggcccgatCTGGCGGCGCCCCCGCACACGGCCCAGGGCCCCGGGGcctcctgccgccccccccccccgccccgcacccccccgcaAGCCCCAGCCGGAGCCGTGCGGGCCCTTCTGGGCTCCCCGGCCCTGCCCTCAGCCCCGTTAAACCCCTCCCGGGTGCGCTCGCTCCAGCTTTGCCAACCGGGCCCCGTCCTCCGCggtggctccccccagccccggcggggggaCCCGTCACCCGCTGCCGCCTCTGTAGCTGAGCCCTGACGCGAGGCGCTTCCCGCCCCGTCCTGCTGCAACAGCTTCGCCTCCACACACACACGCTCCGACCTGGAGCGACTCGCTCCCCCGCCAGCAGAACCAAAACACATCAAAACCCGCCCCCCACGTTGTCACAGAGCCGAGGGGGGCTCCGGACCCGGTCGTGCTGTGACGGCATCACCCCACCTTGACCCTGAGGCGCAAAGGTGTCACCCCCGAGGCCCGCAGCCGCCGTGGCCGCTCCCCGAGGTGCCGGTTTCCCCCCCACCCGCTCCTCCGCCTCCCGGGAGGATGATGTTGTTGCCTTTGCTCTCTCGTCCCAGGTCGCAGTTGCCCACCAGCTCCGTCCCGCCAGGACGCAGTTTTCCCAGCGGAGCCCGTCAGAAACCGCCCCAAACCCACGCCAAAACTTTCTGGCGTCCCCTCGGCCGATCTTTGGGGGTCCCCTCGGAGAGGGGTTGGGGGTGCTGCAGCCGCCCGAGGGGACGgcgggagggctgggggtggACGGAGGAGACGTCCCCTCCTGCCGGAGCGGGACACGTGGATGTGgggcgggacggcggcggggggagacgcaggacggggcgggggggcggcgctgACGTTCAGCCAGAGTTTGAGGGACCGGGAGGGGCTCTCACGGCGAGCGGGGGCTCGAGGGGGCTGTCGCCGGTTACGGTGATCCCTGGGGCGTGACTGCAGCGGGCTCGGCCTCCCGGACCCGTCGTGCCGCGGGGGGCAACCCCCCCGGCTACCGCGGCGGCATCCAAACCCCGAAACCGTTGGCCTGAGCGCCGCGGGTGGCCACCGGGCACGGCGCTGCGGGTGCCCCGGTGCAGCCGCTTCTCCCGCTCCTCGCCTCTCCACCTCCTTTCCGACGCCTCTCCGCTTCGGCGCCGCGTTCGTGCCGCTTCGGCGCCGCTCCTCGGCTGGGGCTGCGGTGCCGCAGGTTGTGTGCTCGGGCgctcccctcttcctccccccttcctcctcttcctctctctgtcctccCGCCGGCGCTCGGTCCCCCTCGGCACGACTCGGTGTCTCGGCGGGCGCCGGCTCTCTCTGGCTTTGCTCCGCTTACCGGCGGGCGGCGCCGGCCAACGGGTGGGACGCTGCGGTGGgcgaagggaggaagaaaaacggggcggggggggaaaccGGCAAAAACCCAGCGGTAACGGGGTGTCCCTGAGCCGGGGGACGCCGGGCGGGGGGCCGGGCTCGTTAGGCTCCGGCCAAATTAGCGACCGAAGGTGGTTCGGTCTCTTTGCTGCCCCGGCAGAGCCCGTCCCGGCGCGGTCCCGGCGAGGCTCGTTAAGTGTTCGCTCCTGTAACGAATTGTCTTTTCTCCCCCCACTGATAACCCTCTGTCTGCTGCTTTATCAGACTATGCATTTGTTCACATGGAGAACGAAGCAGATGCAAAAGTTGCCATCGAAAACCTTAACGGGAAGGAGGTGAAGGGGCGCCGGGTGAACGTGGAGCTCTCCACCAACGTCCAGAAGAAGGGCGCGGGCCAGGCCCTGCCGCCCGCCCTCGGCCTCGACAAGACCAAGCGCATCGGCCTGGAGTACCGCGAGAAGTTCCAGCCCAAGATCGACGGCTTCGACCAGCAGCGCCGGGCGGCGGACGCCGCCTTCCCCTCGGCCGCCGGCtacgccgccgcctcctccctgTACGATTACCAGCAGCGCTTCGGCACCGCCGGCGCCGGCAAGTACGAGGCCTTCGAGGCGGCGCAGGCCAGGCCCGCCTCCCCCTCCTACTTCGGGAGGGACCGCAGCCCCCTCCGGCGCTCGCCGAGCCGCGCCGGCTACGCGGCCGTGACGCTCCCCATGACGGCGCAGCCGGCCGCGTACCGCGCCCAGCCCTCGGCCTCGCTGGGGGCCGCGTACCGCGCCCAGCCCTCGGCCTCCCTGGGCGTGGCCTATCGCCCGCAGCCCACCACGGGCCAGGCCGCCTCGTACCGCGCCCAGCCCTCGGCCTCGCTGGGCAGCGCCTACCGCTCCCAGCCCTCCTCCGTCTCCCTCGGCGCCTCCGGCGCGCAGCCCGCCGCCAACTCCCTCGGCTCCTACGGCGCCCAGCCCGCCGCCTCCCAGCTCTCCGGCTACGGCGTCCAGTCGGCCGCGCTGGCCTCCTCCTACGGGGCGCAGGCCGCCTCCGGCTACTCCGCCTCCTACGGCGCCCAAGCCGCCGCCGCTTACGGTGCCCAGGCTGCCGCCGGCCCTGCCGCCGCTTCCTACGGCGCCCAGGCCGTGGCCACGCACGTGGCTTCCTACGGCGCCCAGGCCGCCACCGCCGGCCACGCCGCCTCCTACGGCGCCCAGCCCGTAGACGGCCACGCCGCTTCCTACGGCGCCCAGCCCGGCGCCGCGCTCTCGGCCTCCTACGGCGCCCAGGCCGTGGCGGCGCACGCCACCTCCTACGGCGCCCAGGCGGTCGCCGGTCACGCCGCCGCTTACCAGCCCGTGGCCGGCCACTCGGCTTCCTACGGCGCCCAGCCGGCCACCGCGCTCTCCGCCTCCTACGGCGCCCAGCCGGCCGCCGGCCACTCCGCCTCCTACGGCGCCCAGCCCGCCGCCAACCTGCCCGCCTCCTACGGCAGCCagtccgccgccgccgccgcgctctcGGCCACCTACGGCGCCCAGGCGGCCTCTTCGCTGGCCGCCTCCTACGGCAGCcaagccgccgccgccgcctcctaCAAGGCGCAGGCCTCCGCCCCGCTGACGGCCGCGTACCGGGCCCAGCCCTCCGGCTCGATGGCGGCGTCCTACCCGGCGCAGCAGGCCTCCTCCGCGTCGCTGGCGGCCGCTTACCGAACCCAGCCCGGCAGCGCCTACGACGGGCCGAGCCAGCTGGGGCAACAGGCGGCTTCCTACCTGGGCCTGTCGCAGGCCGCCGCCGTCGCACCGCCCTACGAGCGCACCCGCCTCTCCCCGCCTCGCAGCGCCGCCTACGACGACCCGTACAAAAAATCATCCGCTCTGGCAAAAAGGTACGGCGCCGGGCCGGGCACGGACGCACCGACAAGACGCGGGAGcctgccccgcgccgccccgccggaTGCCGGCGCCCGTTTCGGGGCTTAATTCCCGGCGCCGTGCGCCGGAACCCCCCTTCCCGCCGCTTCCCGGGGGCCGCCgcgctggggggggcagggacgGGGGCTCcgccgggggctggggggaggaaaCGCCCTGATCCTCGCCAGCCGGCTCTGCCGCCGGATTGGGGGCGCCTTCCCCCCTCATTCACCACCTGTCTCTTCTCTCGACCAGGTACGGTTCCGAGCGCCGGCTCTCTGACCTCTCAGATTACCGCCGCTTAGCGGACTCGCCGCTCGCGTACCGCCGGTCGCCGACAAAGTCCCCGATGGATTACCGCCGCCTCCCGGAAGCGCACGCCGATTACGCCCGCTACTCGGGCGGTTACGGCGATTACCTGCCCGCCGCCCGCGTCCACTCGGGCTACCAGCGCCGCCTCTGAGCCGGCCGGGGCGGGCTCGGGCCGCTTGCGTCGCCGCGGGCTCGGTGCTCCGCCCGCCGTTGGCCCCAGGGGCAGGGACGGTTGTTTTTTAGCTgcgttttttttgttttccccccttTTGGAGTTTTTTAGAAGGATCCACGGTTACGGTTGGGAAGCGTGGGGGGGAGCAGGCGCCGCGGTTCCCCCTCCCCTTGCCGCCGGCTCCCG
This Strix uralensis isolate ZFMK-TIS-50842 unplaced genomic scaffold, bStrUra1 scaffold_377, whole genome shotgun sequence DNA region includes the following protein-coding sequences:
- the RBM14 gene encoding RNA-binding protein 14 isoform X2 produces the protein MRPGIKLFVGNVPEEATAEELSELFAGAAGPVLGIALMKQFAFVHLRDEAAAARAITQLNGHQLHGRRIVVEPSRPRPTNTCKIFVGNVSAACTSGELRSLFQQYGTVVECDVVKDYAFVHMENEADAKVAIENLNGKEVKGRRVNVELSTNVQKKGAGQALPPALGLDKTKRIGLEYREKFQPKIDGFDQQRRAADAAFPSAAGYAAASSLYDYQQRFGTAGAGKYGSERRLSDLSDYRRLADSPLAYRRSPTKSPMDYRRLPEAHADYARYSGGYGDYLPAARVHSGYQRRL
- the RBM14 gene encoding RNA-binding protein 14 isoform X4 yields the protein MRSARPPQPPRAEGTPPFCEAAAAAAAAAMRPGIKLFVGNVPEEATAEELSELFAGAAGPVLGIALMKQFAFVHLRDEAAAARAITQLNGHQLHGRRIVVEPSRPRPTNTCKIFVGNVSAACTSGELRSLFQQYGTVVECDVVKDYAFVHMENEADAKVAIENLNGKEVKGRRVNVELSTNVQKKGAGQALPPALGLDKTKRIGLEYREKFQPKIDGFDQQRRAADAAFPSAAGYAAASSLYDYQQRFGTAGAGKYEAFEAAQARPASPSYFGRDRSPLRRSPSRAGYAAVTLPMTAQPAAYRAQPSASLGAAYRAQPSASLGVAYRPQPTTGQAASYRAQPSASLGSAYRSQPSSVSLGASGAQPAANSLGSYGAQPAASQLSGYGVQSAALASSYGAQAASGYSASYGAQAAAAYGAQAAAGPAAASYGAQAVATHVASYGAQAATAGHAASYGAQPVDGHAASYGAQPGAALSASYGAQAVAAHATSYGAQAVAGHAAAYQPVAGHSASYGAQPATALSASYGAQPAAGHSASYGAQPAANLPASYGSQSAAAAALSATYGAQAASSLAASYGSQAAAAASYKAQASAPLTAAYRAQPSGSMAASYPAQQASSASLAAAYRTQPGSAYDGPSQLGQQAASYLGLSQAAAVAPPYERTRLSPPRSAAYDDPYKKSSALAKRYGSERRLSDLSDYRRLADSPLAYRRSPTKSPMDYRRLPEAHADYARYSGGYGDYLPAARVHSGYQRRL
- the RBM14 gene encoding RNA-binding protein 14 isoform X3, with protein sequence MRPGIKLFVGNVPEEATAEELSELFAGAAGPVLGIALMKQFAFVHLRDEAAAARAITQLNGHQLHGRRIVVEPSRPRPTNTCKIFVGNVSAACTSGELRSLFQQYGTVVECDVVKGTVPSAGSLTSQITAA
- the RBM14 gene encoding RNA-binding protein 14 isoform X1, translated to MRPGIKLFVGNVPEEATAEELSELFAGAAGPVLGIALMKQFAFVHLRDEAAAARAITQLNGHQLHGRRIVVEPSRPRPTNTCKIFVGNVSAACTSGELRSLFQQYGTVVECDVVKDYAFVHMENEADAKVAIENLNGKEVKGRRVNVELSTNVQKKGAGQALPPALGLDKTKRIGLEYREKFQPKIDGFDQQRRAADAAFPSAAGYAAASSLYDYQQRFGTAGAGKYEAFEAAQARPASPSYFGRDRSPLRRSPSRAGYAAVTLPMTAQPAAYRAQPSASLGAAYRAQPSASLGVAYRPQPTTGQAASYRAQPSASLGSAYRSQPSSVSLGASGAQPAANSLGSYGAQPAASQLSGYGVQSAALASSYGAQAASGYSASYGAQAAAAYGAQAAAGPAAASYGAQAVATHVASYGAQAATAGHAASYGAQPVDGHAASYGAQPGAALSASYGAQAVAAHATSYGAQAVAGHAAAYQPVAGHSASYGAQPATALSASYGAQPAAGHSASYGAQPAANLPASYGSQSAAAAALSATYGAQAASSLAASYGSQAAAAASYKAQASAPLTAAYRAQPSGSMAASYPAQQASSASLAAAYRTQPGSAYDGPSQLGQQAASYLGLSQAAAVAPPYERTRLSPPRSAAYDDPYKKSSALAKRYGSERRLSDLSDYRRLADSPLAYRRSPTKSPMDYRRLPEAHADYARYSGGYGDYLPAARVHSGYQRRL
- the CCS gene encoding copper chaperone for superoxide dismutase; this encodes MAAPGPSCRLEFAVQMRCQSCAEAVRAALRGAPDVRLLELHLEAQTVLVETTAAAERVRELLEASGRRAVLKGMGGSEDGQCDLGGSRGGGGGRGRIWGADRVPAASLGAAVAALAGAGAVRGVLRFLQVSPARCLVDGAIEGLPPGPHGLHVHEFGDLSHPCDSCGGHFNPDGESHGGPQDQHRHVGDLGNIWADAEGRASFRLEDSRLKVWDIIGRSVVVDAGEDDLGRGSHPLSRVTGNSGPGLACGVVARAAGLFQNPKRICSCDGLTLWEERDRTAAATGPTAAAGPKVATGPTAATGPTAAPSPTAAPAPHL